tgaaaattttattttacgaTATGGACAAGCTGAAGGAGTTTTGGATGGGTGACGGAAACAAAGTGAAAATCCCATTTAAAGATCACGTGGTTGTGTTGGGGAAGAGAGCTTGAGAGGAGTGGGAGAAACATTTGAGAAACAATTCATCTCTGGACCTTAGTAAAATAGCCCCAGTTACTTGGTACATAACATGTCATTTTCTTgaaagttgttttcattttttaaacagttGGAAGTGTAGCTGTGGAAGACCAGCCGGATGTCAGTGCCGTGCTGTCAGCCTACAACCAACAAGGAGACCCCACAATGTATGAAGAATACTATAGTGGACTGAAACACTTCATTGAATGTTCCTTGGACTGCCATCGGGCAGAGTTATCCCAACTCTTTTATCCTCTATTTGTACACATGTACTTGGAACTAGTCTACAATCAACATGAGAATGAAGCAAAATCATTCTTTGAGAAGTAtgtgaatttttatatatattatgtatatgtatatataatgtatgtacATGTCTGTAACCACACAAATGTAAGATTGGAACTCAAAGAGTACTTTATGAAGGAGAGGTACCTGGTACTATGAGAACCTAAAATGAGGGGGTTTGATCTAGTTGGAGAAGTCAGGGAAGACTCCCACAGGAAGTGATGCTTGAAGTGAGATCTGACGATTGGGTAGGTGTTAACCAGatgaagagaagagggaaaaccATGTATGAAAGCTCTGTGGCAGGAGGGATCATTGTAGGTGCAGAGACTGAAAGAAGGCCAGCGTGGCTGGAGTGGAGTAGAGGGGTGGAGTGTGGTACAACATGAAGCTGGACAATTGGTTAGGGGCTAGAACAGGGAGGTTCTTGGGCCATGTTGAAGGTCTTTATTTATCCTAAGAGCAGAAGAGGGTTGTATTGGGTAGGATTAGATTTGGCTGAGATTCACTGAAAACTCAAACAATAAtagcataaataaaataaaagtttagttttgcttttatCCTAAGAGCAATAGGAAGCTGTGTTAGGATTAGATTAGACTGAGAGTGACTGAAAACCCAAACAAAAGAGGCTTAAACACAATAAGTTTATGTCTGTATCTTGTGAAGGTAGGCAGTCCAGGACTGGTATGGAGTCCTTGATTATCAGAGACCCAGGCTCTCTTGATCTTGCTGTCATGCAGCTTCCATCTGTGGCACAGGATTGCTCTCCAGCTCTAAGCAATCACATCAGTGTTATAGTCATCAGGGAGGGTACACATCCTTCCTGAAAGTTGCAcacacttctttcttttttatgtcattaGTCTGGCGACACCTACCTATGAGAGACGTAGGAAATGTGGTCTTTACCTTGGTGTCTATGTGCTCAGCTAATATTCAGGTGTTCTATtgtggaggaagaaaagaatggaTATTTGAGAACAGTGAGGCATCTCTGCTACAGAAGTCATTGAAGGACCATGTCATTATTAGATTTGCATTTTGAAGGGACCTTTATGCAGTGGGGAAAACAGATGTTGGGAGGACAGAATGACTATAGATTGACCAGTTTTGGAGGttaatgcagtggttctcaactgggggtaaTATTCTTCCTTCCCCTCGGCTACTTAAAAGTGTGTGGAAGTGTTTTTGGTTATCATAATGACTAGggggcaggagcaggtagctTTTGGATACCAAATGTTCTAGTATGTGCAGGTAGTCCCGCTTAGCAAAGAAGTGTTCTGCCTAaaatgccagtagcatccctGGTGAGGGACACTGGACTGGGTGTGGTAGTGTTAGTGGAGGGAAGTAGACATATTGGTGAGGCACTTCGTGATGGATTGGATATGGAGGTGAGGGAGATGAAGGTATCATTGATAACCCCTAAGTTTCTGGCTCCCCCAGCCTGATAGGGGTGCCCTTCACTGAGATAGAAAACCCTGGAAGAGGACTCGGTTTGTCAGGTTGTGGAATAATCTTGAGTTTAGATTTGAATATGCCTTTGACGATTTAAGAGATGTCAAGTTGATAGGTGGATGCTATATAAGGCTCTGGAGTGCAGAGGAGAGGTAGGGACTGGAGCCATAAATTGGAGTTGTGTGCAATATTGATGGATATGGATGAGATTGTCTAGGGGGGAGTATGAAATAAGTCAGTGAGAGGGCTAGGCCTGAGCTTTGAGGAACTCCAGCATTTGGAGTAGAAGAGATATAAAAGGAGTGGAAGATGTGGCCAAGTGGAAGAGATATAAAGAGAGAGGCCAGAGAAGTAGGAAGAAAACCCAGGAGATTGTTAAGTTATAGAAGTCAAAGAAAAGGAGTTTTTAAGAAGGAGGCAGTGCTTCAACTGTATGAATAAGAGCTCTTTAGTACAAGCAGAAGCCAAGACTTGTCAGATAACACAGGTAGTGGTAATAGAGGAATAATAGAACTCGGGACTCCTGGTTTCTATGCCTTTGTACTCATTCGTTATTCTACGATGTCTAATAGAACGTATATAAAGCAAATGTTCTGTAGCtcagtttttgaaaaaaaatttagaaaggcTGATAGTGACAGAACTTCTACTCTAAGCTAATTTTTCTTATAGTACTGTCATCAAAAAACCTCTTCCTGTTCCAGTCTCATGGTATAGCCAGCTCCTCACATGGGAGGCTGGAATATCATAGGGTGCTCGCTGTTTCCTTGTTATGGACAGTCTCAGCTTTTGCCAGGACCCCATGCTCAGATGAGGTTGTGGGCAGTGATTGATACAAACACCAAGAGGCtgagatttctaatttcattcaaaTCTTGGACAGAAACCCTTAGTTCATATGTTGATGAGTTGTAATAGGGTAACACAGGTGACAGTTCAGGAGTCTTATTGCCTGTGTGTCCGTCAGAGCTAGAGCCCTGATATCTTATGTTTAGTCATTGTTTTTTAAGTGTTTCTGCATTGTTTGCTGCTCTTAGTTATTGATTTGTTATTGAAAGATCAAACATATGatctttaattttactttattagGAAAATTAGGATTTGTAGAAACAAAAGTACATTTAAATTTACTAATTGTCACCAAAGCTGAAAGCTTTATATAATTGCTTCTGGTATTGGTGAGTAAATGGATGTGCTCGTTCTTTGGTGTTAACATTTGTTTGTTCTTTAGTCATATTATTAAAGCGctgatgtttaataaatatgtatggTATTAAGAATAtaagaaatcattaaaaatatgtcTTATGGGTTTTATGAGAATGCCATGTATTGATTATTGTTGAGAGGCTGGGTGATATGTATGTACATTGAGTTCATTATTACTAGTTTCTAgttttatatatgtttgaaattttccataataaaagtttttaaaagtggGTTTTTAGAGAACATAAAATTCAGTAAAACAAAGAATCTGACATTTTCAAATATCTACCACTGGTGGCATTCAAAAGAGACTGTCTACCAATGGTAGATATCTTTTATTCACTTATGGCATTTATTTCaaattctcttaaaatctttatGATACATTTCATTAGAGAGTTAAATTTGTCATTTTTAGGATGAATTCAGAAACTGAATTGTAATCAATTTGAAATGAATTACTTCTGATCCTACAGCATAGTCCAGGATTATTCAGACTACTACGTTGAAAAATATTCTGGGATGTTTATAAATATATGGGGGAGAGGCAGATCCCTTAAtcattacattgaaaaatgactttttaaaatcactgaaaCAGGTTCCATGGAGATCAGGAATGTTATTACCAGGATGACCTACGAGTATTATCTAGTCTTACCAAAAAGGAACACATGAAAGGGAATGAGACCATGTTGGATTTTCGAACAAGTAAATTTGTTCTGCGTATTTCCCGTGACTCGTACCAACTCTTGAAGAGGCATCTTCAGGAGAAACAGAACAATCAGATATGGAACATAGTTCAGGAGCACCTCTACATTGACATCTTTGATGGGATGCCGCGTAGTAAGCAACAGATAGATGCGATGGTGGGAAGTTTGGCAGGAGAGGCTAAACGAGAGGCAAACAAATCAAAGGTATGGGAATAAAACTAAGAACTATATAATGCAGATTATGAAAAATTGTAGCATTTCCATCTACATAATTTACACATTTTTCTTATAGCTAGTTTGGGAATAATTTTACACTGTATACTACGTTTCATGTTCTAAGGATGATGTATATATTAGTGAGAATTTGGGAATGGCTGCATTTAACAGAACCCTGACTACAGTGGCTGAAACAAGTAAGGGATTTTTCTCacataaaatgaattacagaggaAGGCCCTCCTGAGCTGGCATGAGGGCTCCACAATGCCTTCAAGTCAGGGTCCTTATAGTTTCTGCTCCACTATCTTTAGAATGTGGCTTTCTTCTTTGTGCTCACAGATGGCTGTTGCAGCTACAGCACTGCAGCTGCATTCCAGGAAGGCAGAAGGGGGAGGACAAAAGGCATATTCCCTGttgaatctctctctttttatctaaAACTCTACCCagtgtatttgtgtatatatctGTTGGCCAGATGATATTACATGGCTATTCCTAGCTGCAAGAGAGCCTGGGAACAGAAATGATTTAACTGAGCATATTGCTGCTTCAACAAAAGCAGGGTTCTGTTAGTTAGGAAGAGGGGAAGATTGGCTATTGGGTAGATAAGTACAGAATCTGCTTCAGGGTATAAATTACTATATTGTAGTTGTGATTCATCCTATCAAGATATGAAAATGACGTGTTAATGaacagaaaattaatttaaaaaatgttggctCTGTTGACTTTTAGGTATTTTTTGGTTTATTAAAAGAGCCAGAAATTGAGGTGCCTTTGGATGATGAGGatgaagaaggagaaaatgaagaaggaaaaccTAAAAAGAAGAAGCCTAAAAAAGACAGTATTGGatccaaaagcaaaaaacaagatCCCAATGCTCCACCTCAAAACAGGTGAGGAAAAAACCTCAAGACCATGTGTGGAGGTGTCAGAGGATACATTATAGAACCAAGTTTCTTAATATTCAGAGTAATTTCCAGTCTGTTTTTCTTTCACAGAATCCCTCTTCCTGAGTTGAAAGATTCAGATAAGTTGGATAAGATAATGAATATGAAAGAAACCACCAAAAGAGTACGCCTTGGGCCAGACTGTTTACCCTCCATTTGTTTCTATACATTCCTCAATGCTTACCAGGTTGGTAAAATAATTGAGCAATTTCTGCCTAGAGAATCAGGTAAAATGGTGATTTACCACTAAAAGAAACTTAAATTTGTTAACTAAAATGGAGTTTTCTTATTTAACCTTTGATATAAATATAGCTTAAAGACAgtattagggggctggccccgtggcttagtggttaagtgcgcgtgctctgctattggcggcctgggttcggatcccgggcgcgcaccgacgcaccgcttgtctggccatgctgaggcggcgtcccacatacagcaactagaaggatgtgcaactatgacatacaactatctactggggctttggggagaaaaagggaaaaaaaggaggaggattggcaatagatgttagctcagggccggtcttccttagcaaaaagagttggattggcacggatgttagctcagggctgatcttcctcacacacacaaaaaaaagacagtgtTAGGAAAGGAGAATTGGACACTGCTAGGAATAGATAGAAGGCAATGTTTAAAAGACCTTTAGCAACTTGTAGGTACCAGAATCTTGCTCATACGTGCCCCTCGTATCACTGTTCAGAATTCTGCTAGCCTTTGAGAAGGAGGAAGCTGTTTAGTTCATCTCTATTGAACTTGGTTTAAGTACTTATGTaaacttaatattttttattaagaattgTATTTGTCTTTATAGACTTTGTATAATAAGCTGCTGAGGATATATTTAGTAAAGTGCAAAAATGATTAACATTTGCTTCATAGCATGCACTCCAAATTGGGAGGGCAAAAAAGAGGTAAATGATAACATGTTCCCAAGGTAAGTGCTTTCAAACAATGGGTTTCATAGGAGAATGAAATCTCAAATGATcttttatatgagaaaaatagcTATCATTATGTATTCTTTAAGAGGCGATtgcaatttttttcccaaaacaatATTGTTTAGTAAAAAGCTTTTTTTTATTGGCAGGGTCTCACTGCAGTGGACGTCACTGATGATTCTAGTTTGATTGCTGGAGGTTTTGCCGATTCAACTGTCAGAGTGTGGTCTGTGACACCCAAAAAGCTGCGTAGTGTCAAACAAGCAGCAGGTAACTGAGATGACCCATCAGAATGTAGACTCCTCATTAGTTTACACCAATCTTGATTCCATGGAATATACACAAGAGATTGTGATCTTAGCACAGTTTCACTTGATTTTACTTTAACTCAAAATGTTCATTCCCAACAGTGAAAAGTGCACTGGGAGTGGCAATCAGGAGACTGGGGTGCTAGACTGGTttaatttctctgggcctcagttttctcatctgtagaatgagggGCTTAGGCTAGAAAACTCCTTAAGGTTAAAATCGAACATTTTCTGATTGcttgtgaattttaaaaaaaacctttaaaggaAATAATGGGAGAGTACTTTCTGTTTTAGCCATAAAAATGGCTAAAAAGGATTAATAAGATCaggatttcattttaaagaaagtttCTTGCTAATTGTATTGTTTAAACAAGATAATGCATTTTCAATAATTTAATATttccatagttttcatttttgtgaaaCATTGTGATATCGTAGATAAATCTGAGTTTCAGTCCTAGTTCTAACACCGAGTAGCTTTGTGCACTCTGGCACATTAATAActattctgaacctcagtttcctctccagtGTATACACTGGGATGATATCACCTAAtttagaggcattagcacagtgGTTGGTATGTAGGAAGAACTGttcaaatgttattttttctgctgagctGTGATGTGATTGCCTTAAAAGGTTTTAatgaatatacttttaaaaatcaatatttctGGACCATTTTAGATCTTAGCCTTATAGACAAAGAATCAGATGATGTCTTAGAAAGAATCATGGATGAGAAAACAGCAAGTGAATTGAAGATTTTGTATGGTCACAGTGGGCCTGTCTATGGAGCCAGCTTCAGTCCGGATAGGTAaaatacaaacaataaaaattaaatactgaTGTATTATATTGAGATTATATAAAAGTTAACTGCTGGAAACATTATGCAAATGTTGGGAAAAATTCTGTTAGAAAAATCTCATGGTTGCCTATCATTCATTATCTTTTAGAATCTTACCATTTGCTAATTCATCTTGGGTTACTGGTGTACTAGATAGCAACTTAATGTGTACCCAAATTATAGAATCAAGATGGACAGCTTCAGGGTTTGCTGGTTTTAAAAATTAGCTTTAGTTTTGTATAACCCCAATAAGGGTTGAATTGCTTCTTTGGGTTCCTGCCTTGGGTTTTGTGGCTACTGCTGTCTTCCATCATCTCCAAATTCACAACAGATTCCTGATAGTAAAGGGATATTAGCTAGCAATTGAAGATTTATCTTTGTATAATCAAAAGAACTAAGAGGATACTAAAAGGGAACCTGAAACTCACAAATAggtatttgcttatttttcatgATCTCTAACATTCTGTAGAAATGGGGGAGTATTTTGTATTCATATTACCATCTGTATCTTACTTGGATAGATAATAGCTTTTAATCCATCAAGATTTTCATCTTTATGAAATTTTGAGAatgaagttttttgttgtttgttaggATTTAGCCAGATGATACCATTTTACTTGTGGGAAACTTCTGATTTCATTGAAAACCATATTACTTTCTGAGTAGCTCAGCTTTTGTATTTATCCCTGAAAAAGGTAGAGTATTATTCGCATGTATatagtgttttttcttttgtcaaagACATTTCCTTTTACATTCTTATGCAACTCATAGGATAGGAAAATAGCATctccattttaaagtaaaaaattgttgagttttaagtgacATCTTAGTCACATTTCTTAGAAGCCTTTCTCAGTTGACCTTATTTGACTATACTTTTTGTTATTACCccttggtattattattattattattttttggtgaggaagattagccctgagctaacatctgttgccaatcctcccctttttgctgaggaagattggccctgggctaacacccgtgcccatcttcctctactttatatgtgggatgcctgctacagcatggcttgataagcagtgcataggtctgcgcctgggatcctaacctgcgaacccaggctgccgaagcagagggcgcaaacttaaccactacaccacaggccggcccctgttattattttttttaaagaactctgATTTTCCCCTTAATAGATATGTTTTTTTAACAATCAAATCTCattcagtaggtgctcagtagatgGAGAGTGTCATGGCTAGCATTAGTTTAGTTAGTACTTTCAACTCTTATTATCTACTGTGAATTCCATGTATAAATTAAAAGTGAGATATAGCATGTCAGTTAGCTATATTTAATACATTCAAAAGTACAGAGAAACTGGACAGGTAACTAAAAGTTATTCTGGGAATCAAATCACCTTCTCTTCTCTCAGGAACTACCTGCTTTCCTCTTCAGAGGATGGAACTGTTAGACTGTGGAGTCTTCAAACATTTACTTGCTTGGTGGGATATAAAGGACACAACTATCCAGTATGGGACACACAGTTTTCTCCATATGGATATTATTTTGTGTCAGGCGGCCATGACCGAGTAGCTCGGTAAGAACAGTGATTTTACGACTGGGTCTATTCAAGGAACAGAATGGTTTCTTGTTAGGAATTACAAACTCCAGCCAAACTCATTTTCCCTTCTATTATTCAGGATCAACTTTTTGAGAATGTCAACATTTAAAACTCCTTCTTTGAAAATGAATTTGGGACAGGAGTATTAACTATGTCTGCAATTATGTGTATACCGAGTCCTAAGAGTCCTGCTTTTCTTTCTCAAGTTAGCTTATTAACTAACACTCTTGCTTTGCTTAGCCTCGTCTTTCACTACCACTGTGAGCACCTTTGTTTTCCTGTCATCTCCTTAAAAGTTCAGGATGAGGTAGCTCAGGTTAGAAACTAATTATGTGGTGGCCAAAATGAGGGAAAAATACTTTTCTATGGGTTAGACTAGGAgttggggtgggagaggagagaa
This genomic stretch from Diceros bicornis minor isolate mBicDic1 chromosome 6, mDicBic1.mat.cur, whole genome shotgun sequence harbors:
- the TAF5 gene encoding transcription initiation factor TFIID subunit 5; protein product: MAALAEEQTEVAVKLESEGPPTLLPPQAGDGAGEGGGGTTNNGPSGCGGNVAASSSAGGDGGTPKPSVAVSAVAPAGAAPVPAAAPEAGAPHDRQTLLAVLQFLRQSNLREAEEALRREARLLEEAVAGSGAPGEADGASAEAASALLSRVTASVPGPAAPDPPGTGTSGAAAVSGSATGPAAPGKVGSVAVEDQPDVSAVLSAYNQQGDPTMYEEYYSGLKHFIECSLDCHRAELSQLFYPLFVHMYLELVYNQHENEAKSFFEKFHGDQECYYQDDLRVLSSLTKKEHMKGNETMLDFRTSKFVLRISRDSYQLLKRHLQEKQNNQIWNIVQEHLYIDIFDGMPRSKQQIDAMVGSLAGEAKREANKSKVFFGLLKEPEIEVPLDDEDEEGENEEGKPKKKKPKKDSIGSKSKKQDPNAPPQNRIPLPELKDSDKLDKIMNMKETTKRVRLGPDCLPSICFYTFLNAYQGLTAVDVTDDSSLIAGGFADSTVRVWSVTPKKLRSVKQAADLSLIDKESDDVLERIMDEKTASELKILYGHSGPVYGASFSPDRNYLLSSSEDGTVRLWSLQTFTCLVGYKGHNYPVWDTQFSPYGYYFVSGGHDRVARLWATDHYQPLRIFAGHLADVNCTRFHPNSNYVATGSADRTVRLWDVLNGNCVRIFTGHKGPIHSLTFSPNGRFLATGATDGRVLLWDIGHGLMVGELKGHTDTVCSLRFSRDGEILASGSMDNTVRLWDAVKAFEDLETDDFTTATGHINLPENSQELLLGTYMTKSTPVVHLHFTRRNLVLAAGAYSPQ